In Lactobacillus xylocopicola, the genomic stretch AATATCTATCTTGTAACCCGTCAGCCGGGCTGCTAAGCGCACATTTTGGCCCTTCTTGCCGATTGCTAAAGACAGCTGGTAATCCGGAACGATCACCAAGGCACTCTTCTCATCTTCTTCATCGCCAAACTGCACAGCGATAACTTCCGCTGGATTAAGGGCATTAGCGATAAAATCAGATGGATCTTCTTCATATTTAACAACGTCAATATTTTCGCCGTCAAGTTCGTTGACCACATTTTGAACCCGTGCACCCCGTTGGCCAACACAAGTGCCGACCGGATCAATACTAGGATCGTTAGACTTAACCGCAATCTTAGTCCGGTCACCAGCTTCGCGAGCAATCGAAACAATTTCCACCGTCCCATCAAAAATTTCTGGAACTTCTTGTTCAAAGAGCCGCTTGACCATATCCGGTGCAGTTCTGGAAACCGTAATTTGTGCACCCTTAGAATCAGATCCCACATGGGTTACCAACACGCGAATTTGATCTTGGGGATGATAATTTTCATTGGGCAGCTGATCATTACGAGGCATCACCGCTTCGACATCACCAATTTTAACATAAACGAAGCGATTATCGTGCCTTTCAACCGTACCAGTGATTAATTCATCCTCATATTGTGAGTATTCATCAATAATATGGTTTCTTTCCGCTTCCCGCAAGTGTTGCATAATAACCTGCTTGGCGGTTTGTGCAGCAATCCGCCCAAAATTTTTGGGAGCAACTTCAAAGCGGATTTTGTCACCAAGTTCATAAGCCTTGTTGATGGTTAAGGCATCCTTCAGACTGATCTCAAGCCGGTCGTCATGAACTTCTTCAACCACAACCTTCTCGCTCATCAGCTTAAAGTCACCTTTGCGCTCGTCAAACTCGACTACCACATTGGTGGCCTGGTTATAGTTTTTCTTATAAGCTGCAATTAAAGCTGCCTTAATTGCTTCAACGATAACGTCCTGTTTAATTCCCTTAGTTTTTTCTAAAGTCGTGAACGCCTCTAGCATTTCTTTAGACATAAGTTTTAATCGGCCTTTCTAAAATTCAACTGCAAAACGAATGCTTGCAACTAACTTACGCGGAATGGATAACTTTTTCCTGCTTGTTTTGATCTTTATTTCCAACTCAATTTGATCGTCATCATATGAGTTAAGTGTCCCCTCATACTCCTTTTCACCATCAAGTTTTTGGTAAAGACCAACGTGAACGTAGTTATCCAGCGCCTTTTCCCAATCTTTAGCGGTTTTAAGCGGTCGCTCAATACCCGGTGAAGACAATTCCAAAACGTAAGGATCTGGAAAGGGATCGGGTCTGATTGCATCTAGCTTAGTCGAAATTAGTTCGCTTAAGCCTGCAATTTCATCCATGTCAATTCCATTTTCACGATCAACATATATTCTTAAATAATTTTGACCCTTTTCTTTTACGTATTCTGCATCAACCAGATCATCATTACGCGCGGTAACAATGGAACTAATTTCAGCGAGAACAGAATCTGCAACTTTCGCCAAGTACTTTCCTCCGTAATAAAAAGAGTGAGCATAAGCTGCTCACTCCGAATTATTTATTCGAACTTCTTCAAGAAGTATATCACATTTATTCTTAATCTGCAAAATTTTAAAAGAGGGAGAGTTGATTTTGGTCAGGCATCCCTGTCAACACACCATTATCCTCTAGGTATTCCATAATTGTCTGTGAAACTTTACCCCTTTGGGCCAGATCTTCTTTAGACAAAAACTCCTGCTCAGCTCGCGCCGCTACTATTTGCTTAGCAGCATTATTACCAAGTCCTGGCACCGCGTTAAAGGGAGCTAAAATCGTGTGCTGATCAATAATCTTAAAGTTCAACGCCTCTGACTGCTTAATATCGACCATCTTAATTTTGATGCCCCGTTCCAAACACTCATTAGCAATTTCTAAGACTGTCAATAAACTCTTATCCTTGGCCGAGGCATCATTGCCCTGCTTTTGAATATCGGCCATCGCCTTTTTCACGGTATTCTTGCCGTGACTCATGGCTACCAGGTCAAAAAGACTGGCACGCACGGAAAAGTAGGCAGTGTAATAGATCTCCGGATAGTAGACCTTAAACCAGGCGATCCGTAATGCCATTAAGATATAGGCTGTGGCATGGGCTTTGGGGAACATGTACTTAATCTTAAGACAGGATTCAATATACCAGCGAGGAATTTTGTCGTTTTGCTGTAACACTTTCATGTCCTCTTCGCTAATGCCGCGGCCATGCCTTACGGATTCCATCGTCGAGAACGCTACTTCCGGCTTCACCCCCCAGTGAATCAAGTCCATCATGATATTGTCCCGACAACCAATTACTTCTTTCAGCACACAGGTCTTATTGTTGATCAATTCCTCAGCATTGCCCAACCAGACATCGGTTCCGTGCGAGAGCCCAGAAATCTGTAGCAGCTCTGAAAAGGTCGTTGGCTTGGTCTCTTCCAGCATGCCCCGCACAAACCTAGTTCCAAATTCAGGAACACCCAGTGTGCCCGTTTTAGAATCGATCTGTTCTGGCGTTACCCCCAAAATTTTAGGGCTAGAAAACAGTGACATCACGCCTGGATCATCCGGTGGAATGGTCAGCGGGTCAACACCAGAAAGGTCCTGTAGCATCCTGATCATCGTCGGATCATCGTGCCCCAGAATATCGAACTTAAGAATATTGTCGTGAATCGAATGAAAATCAAAGTGCGTCGTCTTCCAAGCCGCATCGACGTCATCCGCCGGATACTGCACCGGAGTGAAGTCATAGATATCCATATCATCGGGTACAACCACAATTCCGGCAGGGTGCTGGCCGGTTGTCCGTTTAACTCCAGTTACACCAGCAGCCAACCGGTCAAGTTCGGCGCGCCGCAGGTTCAGTTCTTTTTCATCATCATAATGCTTAACGTAGCCATAAGCCGTCTTGTCCGCAACCGTGGCAATTGTGCCTGCCCGGTATGAATTCCCCGGACCAAACATTACTCGGATAAAGTTATGGGCAACTGGTTGGTAGTCACCCGAAAAGTTCAAATCAATATCGGGCACCTTATCCCCGTGAAAGCCTAAGAAGGTCGCAAACGGAATATCCTGTCCATCTTTAACCAAATTACTACCGCATTCAGGGCATTTTTGATCAGGTAAATCATACCCGGAACCATATTCACCGTTTTCAAAAAACTGCGAATATTTACAAGTAGGACAGCGGTAGTGCGGCGCCAGCGGGTTAACTTCGGTAATGCCCGACATTGTGGCCACCAGACTTGAACCAACTGACCCCCTCGAACCAACTAGGTAGCCGTCCTTGTTGGACTTGGCAACCAAACGCTGCGAAATTAGGTAAATAACGGCATAACCATTCGAAATAATCGAGTGGAGTTCCATTTCAAGCCGATCCTGAACAATTTTTGGCAACTCAGCCCCATATAGTTCATGCGCCTTGTCATAGGTCAAGCGCTTCATTTCTTCATCTGCATTTTCAATGTGCGGCGGGTACAGCCCGTCTTTAATCGGAGCAATCTCTGCGGTTGAGGCCGCGAGCTGGTTAGGATTGGTAATCACAATCTCCTTTGCCGCCGCTGCTCCTAAGAAGTCAAATGCAGCCAACATCTCCTGCGTAGTGTAAAAATGCATATCAGGCTGCTTTTTGTTGCGATTGGGGTTACTTCTTTGCGCAGAAACCAAGATTGTCCGGTAAATTGCATCGTGCTCTTCTACATAGTGCGCATCTCCGGTAGCCACAACTGGCTTACCTAACTCCTTACCTAATTTGTAGATATTAGTCAAAATTTCTTCCAATTCCGCCTCATCCGCAATTAGGTGGTCCGCAATTAATTCAGCATAGTTAGCCGGCGGCTGAACTTCCAAGTAATCATAAAACTTCGCCTTTTTTCGAGCCTCATCATAGCCCTTTTGCATCATTGCAATGAAGACCTCACCCTCAGAACAAGCCGATCCATATAGCAGTCCCTCGTGATTCTTGACTAAGTCAGACTTAGGTGTTCGCGGAATACGGTAAAAGTATTCCGTATTAGCCAGTGATACCAGTCTGTACATATTTTTAAGACCAGCTTGGGTTTGGGCTAAGATAGTCATGTGCTGGGGGCGGGCGCGCTTAAAGACCTGCCCGCGAGTTGCATAGTCATTCATCTTGCCGAGGTCATCTTCACCGAATTTTTCTTTAAAAGCATCTAACAGCTTAAACATCAAATAACCAGTAGCCTCGGCATCCTGATTGGCCCGGTGATGGTGCTCTAAAACCACATTGTACTTCTTGGCCAATGAGTCCAAAGTATGCCGCGTCTGTTCTGGGTGCAAAAGACGTGATACTTCTAGTGTATCAACCACTGGCTGGATAACTTCTGCTAGACCAGAGCGGCGCAAGGCAGCGTTAATGAAACCAAGATCGAATTGCACATTGTGGCCGCACAGCGGCCGCTCACCATAAAAGGCTTGAAACTGCTTGATGACAACCTCCTCGTCAGCTGCAGCACTGACCATTTCATCAGTAATTGAAGTCAAGTTAATGGTTTGTTCACTTAGCGGATGGTGTGGATTGATGAATTCATCGAAGCGTTCAATGACCTCACCATTTTTCATTTTAACCGCTCCAATTTCGATAATTGTATCGTAGACTGAGGAAAGACCGGTCGTTTCAACGTCAAAAATTACAAATTCTTGATCTTCATAGGTCAGTGGTGCCGGATTAAGGACTAACAGGGCATGATCATCAATCATATTGGCCTCAAGGCCATAAATAATCTTCACCTGGTTCTTTTTGCCTGCATTGTAAGCCTCAGGAAAGGCCTGAACGTCAGCATGATCAGTGATGGCAATTGCTTGTTGCCCAAATTTTTTGGCTGCCTGAACATAGTCAGTTGCCGTATTGGTGGCATCTAACTGGCTCATATTGGTGTGCAAGTGCAATTCGACTCGTTTGGTGGTGCCAGTATATTGTTCTTGCCGACCCAGGTGTTCAACTACTTCAAAGGCGGAAATATTGAACACAACGTCATGGTCCCACTGATCCTCAGCTGCGCTTCCCTGCATTTTAGCCCAAACGCCTGGCTTTAAGTCACTGATGCTCTTCATCTGTTCTTTGTCCGAGACAAACTTTTTAAAACCAATTGAATCTGAGTAATCGGTAATCTCACCCGTAAAAATGATTGAACCATTTTTTAGTTCACGCGTGCTGACGTTGAAAATATTTCCCTCAATAACTACGTTACGCGAACCGTCAGTTACCTCCTTAATCTGGGTAACAGGTGACTTTTCATCTAGCTTACGGTTGCCATAGCGGGTTTTTTTGGTGGGGTATGACGGCGATTTCACTTTTTCTTTGGGAGGTGCCGCATTATAGGCCTCCTGCATAATCTGCTCGTGCTCTTCTTGCAGTTGTTGCAGACTGGCTAGGTTACTTTGTGAATTAGCTTCGTCGATCTCCGTGACAAATTTTAAGTTAAAAAAGCCATAATTACGCATTTCTTCGGCCAATTGATCAAGCATTTTTTGCTCTAGCAGCCCATCTACAACCAGGTTATCAACCGGAATGATCCAGCGTCCCTGGTCTTTTTTAGGTTGATGGTTGGAGATGAATTCGCGGGCTACCTGCTGTAAATATTGCGAATGCTGCACGGCATAGTTCCAATATTCACATAAATATTCATCCGCACCATCTTGAGATCGAACAAACAAGCGCGTTTCTACAAAAGCCGAAAAGTTAGCACTAATCGCCTTGTTCAAAGCATCATAAGTGGCGAATTTCAACGGTGTAGTAAAAAGAACATGAATATCCCACCTATGTTCTTTAGCGTACACATCCACGTTCTCAATTTCACCTTGTTGCAGCAAGTCGTTATCCTCAAACTGATCAGGAAAGTTAATTTGTTGCAAAAGTTGTAAGAAAAGTTCGTTTTTATTAGTCACGAAAATTATCCTAACTCTTTATTAATCAAAGCAGCTAATTCACTGGTTGTTACTTCAACCGCCCGCTCATCGGTTGGGCGTTTAACTTCCACAACACCTTCAGCGGTTTTTTTACCGATAGTAATCCGAATCGGCGCACCAACCAGGTCAGCGTCCGCAAACTTAACGCCAGCCCGCTCATTACGGTCATCATACAAGACGTCATAGCGGGCCCCGTATTTTTGTTCCAAAGCTTGGGCTAGTTCAGTCTGCTTATCATCCTTCATCTTCATCTGCACAATGTGAATAGCAAAGGGAGCAATTTCTTTTGGCCAAGCTATTCCAAACTTAGTGAGGTGCTGCTCCATCACCGCCGATAGTAACCGGGTAACACCAATTCCGTATGAACCCATGATCACCGGTTGGGCCTTGCCATTCTGATCGAGGAAGTCAGCCCCCATTGTTTTGGTGTAATAAGTACCCAGTTTAAAAATGTGACCAACCTCAATTGAGGTGGTAAATTGCAGCGGCAAATGATCAACGGGATCTGGTTCACCCTCATTGGCCACCCGGATATCGCCATAGTGGTCTACCTGAAAATCACGGTTGAGATTAGCATTCTTGTACTGGTAACCGTCCTTGCCAGCCCCCACAACTACATTAGTCAGGTCCTTGACAGTGTCATCCGCAATAATTTGGTCAGCCCAATCTGCTTTAACTGGACCTACACTACCTTTATGAACTCCAGTAATTGCCTCTAGCTCAGCATCTGTTGCTGTTCGCAAAGCATCGGCGTCAAGCAAGTGAGTGAGTTTAACTTCATTAATCTGCTTGTCGCCGCGAATTAAAACTAACACGTGTTCTGCTTCATTCACAATATACAAGACACTCTTAACTATTCTAGTCTCCGGTACCTGTAAAAAGTCCGCCAATTCGGCAATCGTTTCTTGTTCCGGACTGGCTACCTCACTAAGTTCGGCAGCCGCTTCTTGGTCTGGCGTGAAGGTATCAAGGCTGACTGCCATTTCCAAATTAGCTGAATACGTGCCGGTTTCATTAGTGGCAATGGTATCTTCACCGATTGCTGCTGGAGCTTGGAATTCGGTTGAATTCTTACCGCCCATTGTTCCCGAGTCAGCAATTACCGGCACCACTTTGACTCCGCAGCGCTGAAAAATAGCCTCAAACGCCTGCTTTTCATCATCAAATTGCTGATCTAATTGTGCTGTCGTGGCGGCAAAGCTATAGGCATCAAGCATAATGAATTCACGGGTACGCAAAAGTCCAAAACGCGGTCGATTCTCATCACGAAACTTATTTTGAATTTGGTAAAGCGCAATCGGCATTTGTTTATAGCTTTTAAGACCTTTCGCCACAATTTCAGTAAAAGTCTCTTCGTGAGTTGGCCCTAGCATGCTTTGGCGGTCGTGCCGGTCTTTCAGCTTGAACATCTCGGGGCCATACTTCTGCCACCTACCTGATTCTTCCCAAAGCGTGGCGGGTAACAATTCCGGCATAATCATCTCTGGCACATTGATCTTAGCCATTTCTTCACGCATAATCTGTTGAACCTTGACCAGTACCCGGAAGCCCAACGGTAAGTATGCGTACACACCAGCAGTCACCTGGCGGACATAGCCTCCCCGCAGCATTAACTTATGGCTTGCAGCGACTGCATCCGATGGTGCTTCCTTCAAAGTTGGCATAAATAAAAAAGATTGACGCATAATTTTCTCCTCACGAACAGTGGTTTTTAAAAATTTTATTTAATAAAGTAGCGGTAGATATCATTACCGGTTACCGCAATAATTAAGACTAGCAGTAAGCCAAAGCCAACCAGCTCTACCATTGCCTCATGGTCCTCAGAAATTGCTTTTCCGCGGACAATTTCAATTAGGTTAAGCAAGAACTTGCCCCCGTCAAGACCGGGAATCGGAATCAAGTTGACAATCCCCAAATTAATTGAAATCATCGCCAAAAAGGCTAGCAGATAAGAAAAACCCATCTGTGACACTTGGGAAGTTTGGGAGTAAATACCTACCGGGCCAGACAACTTATTTAGACTGAAGTGTCTGAATAAACCACCGACCGCGTTAAAAATCATTCCCGTTGTCGACACTGCCGTATCCCAGCCCCGCTTAGCCTTTGCACTAGCACGCTCATCTCCACGTGCCTGGATACCAATTTGGTAGACCGTCTGCTTTTGCACCTTAACGGCTTGGGGACGGACATTAACCCTTTCAGTGCGACCAGCCTTGACCAGGTCTATTTTTAGGGTTTTACCCTTACTTTGGTCGATTTGTTGTGAGATCTCATCAAAGTTCATGGTCTTATGCCCATTAATGGCTGCAATCCTGGTACCTGCTTCGATATGAGCAGCCGCAGCTGGCGAATCCGCCACAACCTTACCGATGGTTGTAGTGGCCGGACCCGGAACTGTAAAAGTCCACATCATGAACACTACAAAACCTAAGATGATATTCATCAATGGACCGGCCACATTAGTAGCCAACTTCTTCCAGACATTGGCTTCCTGAAACTGGGTGTCCCGCGGCGCAATAACGAGTTCAGTCTTTGATTGATCAATCATCGTCGCATTGCGGGCTACTTGATAAGTGACTTCATTTTCTTCATTGCCATTCTCATAACCGGTGATTGTCAGATCATCAACTAAGTCAACCTGAGTAACTTGCATAGGAATACCCTCAATAGGTAAATCCGATTCTGAAGCATCAATCCTGACCACCTGCTTTTGCTCATTCAGCTGCAGGATAACCGTCGTCCCGAGATCGATTTTACTTTCATCATCCTTATTGGCAAGGCGCACATAGCCGCCCAGAGGTAACCAGCGAATCGTATAAGTGGTGGGATTGCGTCTGATTTGCAACAATTTTGGCCCCATCCCAATCGAAAATTCACGCACCAAAATACCACATTTTTTGGCAACAATAAAGTGGCCAAATTCATGCACAAAAACCAACAAGCCAAAGACGACTAAAAAAATCAGTATACCCTTCAATTATCTTCTCCTAGTGCACGATTCCTAATAATGCGGCAAAAACCGGCAAGACAAACAGCATGCTGTCAAAACGGTCTAGAATACCGCCGTGACCGGGCAAAATCTTGCCAGAATCTTTTACGCCATAGAAACGCTTGTAGGCAGACTCAACCAAGTCGCCCATTTGACCAACAATTGATAAAACGACCGCAATTACCACCATTTCAACCAAGGGGTAACCAACATTAATAAAGTAAACATAAATTGCGGCACAAATAACCGCACAAATAGTACCGCCAATTGAACCCTCCCAAGTTTTGTTAGGGCTAATTACCGGCCACAACTTATGTTTACCAATCTTGCGACCAATCATGTAGGCCCCAGTATCAGTTAACCAAACAACCACAAAGACATAGCAGAGCAGTGCTAGACCATTGCGACTGTTTCTAATTCCGGCCATGTAGTGAAAGCCGGTCCCGATATAGAGTGAGGCAAGTGTATAGACACTGACATCATCAAAGCTGGTCTTGTTTTTCGACAAGACCGTCCAACTGAGCATCAACATGACTAGCCCAAAGTATACCCCGTACTTAGACCAGTTAAAGGGCGCGCCCTTAAAGAAATTATCGGGAACAGCCCAGGTAACAGTTGCTAAGAGTGCCAGCAAAAAATTGACTGAAATCAAGATCTGTTTTTTCATTAAAAAGATCTCGCTGATGCCTACCGCTGCAAAAGCTACGGTTAGCCAGTCCATCCACAATCCACCCATGATAACAATGGGAATAAATAAGATTAAAGCAATAACTGCTGTAATTACACGTTGTTTCATATCATTACCTAACTATCTGATTCGTCAACTTTACCAAAGCGACGATGGCGCTGTTGAAATTCTGTAACGAATTCTTCTAAGTCTGATGCAGTAAAATCCGGCCATTTTTTCGGGCTGAAGGCTAGTTCAGAATACGCTAACTGCCACAGCATAAAGTTGGACAACCGCTGTTCACCGGATGTTCTAATTAACAAGTCCGGATCTGGATAATCACCCAGCTTAGCACTCATCAGTCGCTCAGAAATCATTTGTTCATCAACTTGCTCACTACTAATTTCACCGGTCTCAACCATTTTGGCAAGAGCTTTGACCGCCGAAGTGATTTCATCTCTTGCCCCATAATTAAAGGCAAAATTTAAAACTAAACCCTTATTTTCAGCAGTTTGTGCCATGGCTCGCTCCACCACTTGATGTGTCTTGCGCGGTAAGTCGTCCAAGTATCCCATAATATTAACTTTGACCTTATTTTCCATCAAAGTCGGCATGAACTTGTCAAAAAAGCGCACGGGCAAGTTCATCAGATAGGCCACTTCTTCTTTAGGACGAGCCCAATTTTCGGTTGAAAAGGCATAGAGTGACAAAACTTTCACACCTAATCGATCTGCCGCTAAGGTGATGCGCTCTACATTGTTCATCCCCTCATAATGTCCAGCAACACGGGGCTTGCCCTGTTGACGAGCCCAGCGCCCGTTACCATCCATAATAATTGCCAAGTGGTTAAGCTGATTTTTATTCTCTGCCATTTACTTAGCCTTGCGTAATTTCTTTCCGCTTTTGGTCGGCCAGTTGGTCAATTTTTTGGGTTGCAGCATCAGTGATTTTTTGAACTTGCTTTTCTAAATTGCGCTGTTCATCTTCAGTGATTTCATCATCTTTTTGTTGCTTCTTAAGACTGTTCATGGCATCTCGGCGGACATTTCTGACGGCAATCTTACCCTCTTCGGCTTCCTGGTTCACTTGCTTAGCAATTTCTTGGCGGCGCTCACCTGTCAGCTGCGGAATTACTAGCCGAATAACCTTGCCATCATTTGCAGGTGTCAAGCCCAGATTTGATGCCATCAGCGCATGCTCAATATTATCAAGACTGCTTTCGTCGTATGGTGTAATCAAGAGTACCCGTGGTTCAGGAATGGTCACGCTAGACATTTGGGTCAGGGGCGTGGGTGCGCCATAGTAGTCAACCTGGATACCGTCTAAAATCGCTGCATTAGCCACGCCTGCCCGGATTGAGGCAAGATTTTTTTCAAAAACAGTGATCGATTTATCCATATTTGCTTGGGCTTTGTTTATTACATCGTTATTCATTATTTTTCTCCTTCAATTACTGTACCAATCTGCTCGCCCATGACAACTTTTTTGATGTTACCATCGGTGTTCACGTTGAACACAATTAGGGGAATGTTTGTATCCATTGAAAGTGAGCTAGCAGTTCTGTCCATGACTTTTAAGTTTTTCGAAATAACGTCTAACTGGGTTAGTTCCTGATACTTGATAGCATTAGGATCAAGCTTAGGATCAGCAGAGTAAACTCCGTCAACTCCGTTCTTAGCCATCAGGATCACATCCGCATCAATTTCGGCTGCCCGCAAAGCAGCGGTTGTATCAGTTGAAAAGTAGGGATTACCAGTGCCTCCACCCATAATGACCACCCGGCCTTTTTCAAGGTGGCGGATTGCCTTTCTCCTGATATAAGGTTCAGCGATTTGCCTCATTTCGATGGAAGTTTGCAGTCTGGTGGGAACACCTACATGCTCTAAGCCATCCTGAAGGGCTAAACCGTTCATGATCGTAGCGAGCATGCCCATGTAATCAGCTTGCGAACGTTCCATGCCAAGTTTAGCACCGGTCTCGCCCCGCCACATATTACCGCCGCCGCAGACGATTCCAATGTCAACTCCTAAATCATGCACTGACTTAATTTCTTTAGCTAAGTGACCGATGACCGTGGGATTGATTCCACTCCCCTTTTCACCAGCCAGAGCTTCACCAGAAATCTTCAAAACAATCCGCTGATATTTAACTTTAGACATGACAACCTCCTCTATAACTTTAATTATTCTAACATAGAAAGCAGGCAAATGTGGGCATCCAAAACAAAAGACAATTACTTTTAATATTCGCAACTTTTTCAAGCGCACTTCTGCTTTTAAATACAATTATTTTGCCGATATTAATTATAATCTTGTAGCACCGCTGGTTTTGTTGTTTTAAAAAAAGCCCTGTTAACTACAGAACTCTTTTAAACTGATACTCTATCTTTAACTCTGCTATCTTTTTGCTCTTACTAATTAATATTAGTCTAAATATCAACTAACCGTTATTCCAATCACAACTATTATGGCTATGGCGAAATTCGCCGGTTTGCAGCAAAAAATAAAAATAAGGTCTACAAAATTTCAAGACCTTATTAACTTAATTAATTTTCAGCAGCATTTTTACCCGCTAAACGACCAAAAGTTTGTGCATGACTAGAAGCTAGTCCCGGTACACGATCATTGTATGATCCCCAGAAAAAACCACCTGAATCATTTCCACCAGCATATAAGTGTCTGATTGGTTGATGATTTTCATCAAGTACTTCCATTTTGGTATTTACCCTTAAACCATCAAATGTACAAAGAATCCGTCCACCTAAAATACAGCCGTAATATGGCGCCTTTTTAACGGGAGTTAATCTGTAAGCTTCCTTACCAAACTCTTGGTCATTGTGGCTAATGACTGACTTATTGTTATTAGTGATGGCTTGTTTCAAAGCATTTATTGGTAATTTGAGCTGCTCTGCCAGCTCTTCAACCGTATCAGCCTTTACTACCAATCCCTTTTCTACATAAGATTCAGTATCTTTTACAAAAGCTGCTTTATCTGTCATATAACCGGGGAAGCCATACCGGGCACAGCCCAGCATATGCATTTTTTCCAGATATTCAGCGTAATTATCATCCCAAACCATTGCGTACAAGTAGCCTGGCTCTTTACTAGCCGCATTCACAATAAATTGGTAAGGAATCGACTCATTGGCAAATCTTTCTCCACGTAAGTTGACCTTCAAAAAGGGATACGAACCAATCCACAACCAGTTATCATAACTATCTGTTTGATAGTAAAGATCTTCAGTTTTTGTTCCAATCGGTACTAGGCCACGATCAAAAATACTTTCAGCTGGCTCCTCGTCACGTTTGGCACCTACATTCAAAGCAGCGGTAATACCTGCACCGTTAGAGCGCGGAGAATCATTATAAACATTCTTCTTTAAGGACAATGCATTCCATTTTTGAAGCAAGTCTTTATTGGCCGAATATCCACCGGTTGCAATAATGACCCCTTTTGATGCCCTTATTTCATAAAATTCGTCACTACCAAGATCCTTAACAATTGCACCAGTCACAGTATCTTTTTCTTTGAGTAATTTAACCAAAGATGTTTGGTAACGAATATCGATTTTATGTTCTTTTTGATATTTGACAAACCAATTGCCATAAGAAACAAATGATTCATCGTCAATGGTTGGATCATTTTCTGTTGGAAAGCCTTGGTATGCCTTATTAGTCATCATTGCATCGGGCTCTGACTTAAAGTGTGCACCATTCGGTTTTAAAATTTTATCTTCTAACCAATTAACACTTTCAGCACTGTTGTCGACCCAAGTTTTTAATAAACGTTCATCGACATTGTGTTGCGCAAATGAAGCTAAAGACTCAACTAACTCTTGCTTATTAATAACTGTTCCAGCACGCTTTTGAGCATTACTGCCGACACTCGCAATCCCTACTCTCATCAAGTTAATCGTTTTTTCTTTTTCAATTAGAATAACCTTGGCTCCTTTTTCTTGCGCAGCTGCAGCGGCCATCATACCAGCATTACCAGCCCCAACTACCAAGACATC encodes the following:
- the frr gene encoding ribosome recycling factor; translated protein: MNNDVINKAQANMDKSITVFEKNLASIRAGVANAAILDGIQVDYYGAPTPLTQMSSVTIPEPRVLLITPYDESSLDNIEHALMASNLGLTPANDGKVIRLVIPQLTGERRQEIAKQVNQEAEEGKIAVRNVRRDAMNSLKKQQKDDEITEDEQRNLEKQVQKITDAATQKIDQLADQKRKEITQG
- a CDS encoding isoprenyl transferase: MAENKNQLNHLAIIMDGNGRWARQQGKPRVAGHYEGMNNVERITLAADRLGVKVLSLYAFSTENWARPKEEVAYLMNLPVRFFDKFMPTLMENKVKVNIMGYLDDLPRKTHQVVERAMAQTAENKGLVLNFAFNYGARDEITSAVKALAKMVETGEISSEQVDEQMISERLMSAKLGDYPDPDLLIRTSGEQRLSNFMLWQLAYSELAFSPKKWPDFTASDLEEFVTEFQQRHRRFGKVDESDS
- a CDS encoding proline--tRNA ligase; this encodes MRQSFLFMPTLKEAPSDAVAASHKLMLRGGYVRQVTAGVYAYLPLGFRVLVKVQQIMREEMAKINVPEMIMPELLPATLWEESGRWQKYGPEMFKLKDRHDRQSMLGPTHEETFTEIVAKGLKSYKQMPIALYQIQNKFRDENRPRFGLLRTREFIMLDAYSFAATTAQLDQQFDDEKQAFEAIFQRCGVKVVPVIADSGTMGGKNSTEFQAPAAIGEDTIATNETGTYSANLEMAVSLDTFTPDQEAAAELSEVASPEQETIAELADFLQVPETRIVKSVLYIVNEAEHVLVLIRGDKQINEVKLTHLLDADALRTATDAELEAITGVHKGSVGPVKADWADQIIADDTVKDLTNVVVGAGKDGYQYKNANLNRDFQVDHYGDIRVANEGEPDPVDHLPLQFTTSIEVGHIFKLGTYYTKTMGADFLDQNGKAQPVIMGSYGIGVTRLLSAVMEQHLTKFGIAWPKEIAPFAIHIVQMKMKDDKQTELAQALEQKYGARYDVLYDDRNERAGVKFADADLVGAPIRITIGKKTAEGVVEVKRPTDERAVEVTTSELAALINKELG
- the pyrH gene encoding UMP kinase, which gives rise to MSKVKYQRIVLKISGEALAGEKGSGINPTVIGHLAKEIKSVHDLGVDIGIVCGGGNMWRGETGAKLGMERSQADYMGMLATIMNGLALQDGLEHVGVPTRLQTSIEMRQIAEPYIRRKAIRHLEKGRVVIMGGGTGNPYFSTDTTAALRAAEIDADVILMAKNGVDGVYSADPKLDPNAIKYQELTQLDVISKNLKVMDRTASSLSMDTNIPLIVFNVNTDGNIKKVVMGEQIGTVIEGEK
- the rseP gene encoding RIP metalloprotease RseP, which codes for MKGILIFLVVFGLLVFVHEFGHFIVAKKCGILVREFSIGMGPKLLQIRRNPTTYTIRWLPLGGYVRLANKDDESKIDLGTTVILQLNEQKQVVRIDASESDLPIEGIPMQVTQVDLVDDLTITGYENGNEENEVTYQVARNATMIDQSKTELVIAPRDTQFQEANVWKKLATNVAGPLMNIILGFVVFMMWTFTVPGPATTTIGKVVADSPAAAAHIEAGTRIAAINGHKTMNFDEISQQIDQSKGKTLKIDLVKAGRTERVNVRPQAVKVQKQTVYQIGIQARGDERASAKAKRGWDTAVSTTGMIFNAVGGLFRHFSLNKLSGPVGIYSQTSQVSQMGFSYLLAFLAMISINLGIVNLIPIPGLDGGKFLLNLIEIVRGKAISEDHEAMVELVGFGLLLVLIIAVTGNDIYRYFIK
- a CDS encoding phosphatidate cytidylyltransferase produces the protein MKQRVITAVIALILFIPIVIMGGLWMDWLTVAFAAVGISEIFLMKKQILISVNFLLALLATVTWAVPDNFFKGAPFNWSKYGVYFGLVMLMLSWTVLSKNKTSFDDVSVYTLASLYIGTGFHYMAGIRNSRNGLALLCYVFVVVWLTDTGAYMIGRKIGKHKLWPVISPNKTWEGSIGGTICAVICAAIYVYFINVGYPLVEMVVIAVVLSIVGQMGDLVESAYKRFYGVKDSGKILPGHGGILDRFDSMLFVLPVFAALLGIVH